One part of the Microbacterium aurugineum genome encodes these proteins:
- the rbsD gene encoding D-ribose pyranase, with protein sequence MRKTATTINPALSRVISETGHTDLVVVTDAGLPIPPGSERIDLAYRPGAPEFLDVLDTVLAEMVVEGATVSAEVAEKSPEVLAALRERFAGMGFEIELIPHVEFKKLSQGARAFVRSGEFTPYANVILHAGVAY encoded by the coding sequence ATGCGCAAGACGGCCACCACCATCAATCCCGCGCTCTCCCGCGTGATCAGCGAGACCGGGCACACGGACCTCGTCGTGGTCACCGACGCCGGGCTGCCCATCCCTCCCGGCTCCGAGCGCATCGACCTGGCGTACCGCCCGGGCGCTCCGGAGTTCCTCGATGTGCTCGACACCGTGCTCGCCGAGATGGTGGTCGAGGGGGCGACGGTCTCGGCCGAGGTCGCCGAGAAGAGCCCGGAGGTGCTGGCCGCACTGCGGGAGCGGTTCGCCGGCATGGGGTTCGAGATCGAGCTCATCCCCCACGTCGAGTTCAAGAAGCTCAGCCAGGGCGCTCGCGCGTTCGTGCGCTCCGGGGAGTTCACCCCCTACGCCAACGTGATCCTGCACGCGGGGGTGGCGTACTGA